The Drosophila bipectinata strain 14024-0381.07 chromosome 3L, DbipHiC1v2, whole genome shotgun sequence region CTACGcagcacacttttgaccaaaattataacaccctctgcaagggtataaaaagtcctATAGGACTGGGTGGGCTGGGTGGTGTCGTGAGCTCTTATCAGATAGCAAGCGTAACATGAGACTTGTGCGTCTGGTGTCTGGACTTGCCTTGGAATCAAATCGATTTCGTGCACCACCCCCGGCCAGGACCTGCTATCGATGAGTTGGCGCGCAAACGAAGCCGTGTCCTGTAATTTGTCGCCGCCGCACGACAGTGACGCAAAGTGCCTGTCAGTCTGCCACGGAAGGACCTTCTCCCACTTACTTCCCAGTCCTCGAACCTCCGGAGTTCCCGCCTCCCAAACTCTTGGACAATTTAATTATAGCCGGAGACAGAGACGTAGACGAAGACATCGTCGGCTTTAAGGTAACCGGAGCACTACTACTCCCTACTTGGCAACGCATTGGAGCCTAAGCCCCGGCAGCGTCAGAAACATCAGAAACATGCGTTTATcttgtaattaaatttaaatgggATAACTTTGTGGCCGGAGCCTCGTTTCCGCGGCACAAAGAAATTAGCGTCGCGAAAAGCCATCTCAGATAGCTGGCCATGGAATTATAATGGACACGCGGCCTGTCTCTTAGTCTTTTGACTTACTTTTTTCATAAAACTTTAGTCCGAATCCAGTTTGTGATAGTTCAATTATTTTGTCATAAAAGAAAAGTGATAAAATAGGACAAGGATATCATATCCTGCTTAAACTTTACCTTGTGCTGAGAATCAAGTTACAACAAATTATCGTGTGTAAGTTCTTTATTCGTTTTTAAACAGTAGTCTGATCGAGACAACTTGCAATTGTTGTATGTTCCAGTAaccacattaaaataatagacTTTATGTTACCCATTTACCCatttttatgtatatatacccCATCACCATTTTCCTATAACTAGATTACAGCTCTTATAGTTGAGCTCAGATTATGGCTAGTCCTTGATTAAAATCATCAACCTCGAAGGATACATTTCTGTTTGTCGGCGTCGAACCACTTTCCTGGACTGCAGTAGTTGAGGATTGCCTTTCCCTTCAGACAGGAATAGTACTTATTGCGCATCTTGATGTCTCCAAATCTAGTTCCATCTACGGCTTTGCTGCAATCCGGAAGACTGGCTCTACTCAGAGGGCGATGAGATCCTGACGAACTCTCGCCAATGGAGCACTGAACCTGGCCAGGATAGTTGCAGAAATTGAGCGTAAAGTCAAAGTACAGTCCTCGAGGACATTCCCGGGCTATGGCGCGACCATTGGCACAAACGTAGAACTTGCTGCAAGACTTGGGGTCTCTTATATAAGCACCATTATGCAGGAACCTGCAGTCGGGCACGGTATTATCTTCAGATGGCTTTTTAGTCACTACCTCTGGTATCTCATCGACGGAGCAGTCCACCAACCTGGGATAATTACAAACCTTGTTCTTGATGTCAAAGTTCAGTTTACTGGGACAACTGCCAGGCATGGGCTTCTCGTTGAGGCAGATATAGAACTTGTTGCAAGATGTGGGATCTCGCAAAAAGACTCCATTGGGCAGGTTGGTGCAGACCGTGGCATTCACCTCCTTTGGTTTCTTACCAGACCATTCCTTTGACTTCAAGCCGCCATTACCATTATTCGCCTCGTTTGTAGTTGTAAGAGACGGTTCAGTAACTGGACTTACAGAGCTGCCATTATCCTCCTCGGTTGTAGTTGTAAGAGACGGTTCAGTGACTGTAACTGGAGTGCTACCATTGTCCTCCTGAGTTGTACTTTCTTCAGACGGCTCAGTGACCAAGGAATTCTCTGAACTAGAAATACTTTCCTCAGATTTACTTTCCAGAGACGGTTCAGTTACAGGACTTTCAGAGCTATTACCATTATCCTCCTGGGTTGTACTTTCTTCAGATGGCTCAGTGACCAAAGGATTCTCCGAACTGGAATTGCTTTCCTCTGTTGTACTTTCCAGAGACGGTTCAGTTACAGGACTTTCAGAGCTATCATTATTCTCCTGGGTAGTACTTTCTTCAGATGGCTCATTGACCAAATGATTTTCTGAACTGGAAATGGAGGAACTGGAGTAAACATTATCTTCTAAAGTGGATGGATTTTCGGTTGAAGATATACTCTCTTCAGTAGAACTTTCTGGCAATATTTCTAGAAATGGATTAAATTCCAATGGGTTCACTGAACTAGAGATACTGTCTTCAGTTGTACTTTCAGATGATAGTTCTGTTGTTGGGCTCTCCTCAGTAGAACTTTCTGGGGATATGTCtagaaataaatcaaagtCCAAAGGGTTTACAGAACTTGAAATACTGTCTTCAGTTGTACTTTCAAGTGAGGGTTCAGTGCTTTGATTTTCAGAAAAAGCATTATCTTCCAAAGTGGAGTCAGTGGATGGATTTTCGGATGAAGATATACTCTCCTCAGTAGAACTTTCTGGGGATATGTCTAGAAATACATCAAAGTCCAAAGGGTTTACAGAACTTGAAATACTGTCTTCAGTTGTACTTTCAAGTGAGGGTTCAGTGCTTTGATTTTCAGAAAAAGCATTATCTTCCAAAGTGGAGTCAGTGGATAAATTTTCGGATGAAGATATACTCTCCTCAGTAGAACTTTCTGGGGATATGTCtagaaataaatcaaagtCCAAAGGGTTTACAGAACTTGAAATACTGTCTTCAGTTGTACTTTCAAGTGAGGGTTCAGTGCTTTGATTTTCAGAAAAAGCATTATCTTCCAAAGTGAAGTCAGTGGATGGATTTTCGGATGAAGATATACTCTCCTCAGTAGAACTTTCTGGGGATATGTCTAGAAATACATCAAAGTCCAAAGGGTTTACAGAACTTGAAATACTGTCTTCAGTTGTACTTTCAAGTGAGGGTTCAGTGCTTTGATTTTCAGAAAAAGCATTATCTTCCAAAGTGGAGTCAGTGGATAAATTTTCGGATGAAGATATACTCTCCTCAGTAGAACTTTCTGGGGATATGTCTAGAAACAAATCAAAGTCCAAAGGGTTTACAGAACTTGAAATACTGTCTTCAGTTGTACTTTCAAGTGAGGGTTCAGTGCTTTGATTTTCAGAAAAAGCATTATCTTCCAAAGTGGAGTCAGTGGATGGATTTTCGGATGATGATAAACTCTCTTCAGTGAAACTTTCAGGCAATATTTCTAGAAATGGATTAAACTCCAATGGGTTCACTGAACTAGAAATACTGTCTTCAGTTGTACTTTCAGGCGATGGTTCTGTGGTTGGGTTCTCCAAGCTGTTATTATCCTCTTCAGTTGTGCCAGCAATTTCTAGGAATAATTCTTCATTTAATGGGCTTTCAGAACCAGGAATGCCACCCTCAGTTGAACTCTCCAGCGCTCCTTCAGTGGTTGATATTTCTGAGATTCCATTCTCTTCTGTTGTACTTTCGGAGGATCCTGAGTCTATAGCTAGGTAATCATGTTCATTGTTGTCCAGAGATGGTTCCGAGGAGGAAAGGGTTTCCTCTGTAGATGTCTCCGAATCTGGGATTTCCGTGGAAGAAACATTTTCCTCTGAAAATGACTCGAAAGATGAATGTTTCTCGGAACCAAATGCTTGGTCCTTGGAAGTCACGTTCGAattattgatatttttgatGTTAATTATGGAAGATTGAGGATGAACTTCCGCTGCGAGGTTGGAGAACTGCAGTTGTGCGACGGAATGCCCAGTTAGAGGCGATGGTGTGACTTCTTGAGAAGAGCCCCATAAGCTTCCgaagaaatttaaattacCAAAAATGTTGAAGATCACTGGCCTGTCAACCTTAATTTCTTGTTCGattttaagttcatttttggtttctttcTTGGAAGGCTGCAGTTCTTTCTTTTCTACAACACAGGCCTGAGAAACGGCATCGAACTTAAGTCCATCCTGGCATGTGCTCTTTATCTGACCCAGCAGACCCAGGCAAAGGACATACGAGTAAGGATCCTGCGGGTCGATAGCTCTAGATCCAAATGGCTGCCCCGCACACGAATCCTTTGCGAAAGTCTGGGGGACAGTCCAAATAATAGCCAAAAGAAAAAGAACTAAAaagaatttatgaaaaaaattataaaaaatcaatCGAATAATATGTCAGAAGAATATTTTACTTACCAATTTGCATTTTGGTAGCACATCCGACCAAATGCAACGGCCCAAGACCCCATGGCTTCTTTTATAGTTTCAAATTTTCTCAAAAACAAGGGAAATGTCTCGAgtgaaatattttacaaaacatcaacaagaaaatggttttaaataaattaaaaatagggAATATTTCCTTTTCAAACTTACGTACTTTTTACGAAAAAGTGAATATTATCAGTTACAacgtttattttaaataatatttgccTAAAACTTGTATAACTATAGAAAACAAATGTACTTTTTGGGAAAGACATTTTCCAGGTAATATTATTTCACAACAGAAATAGTTGGGACTCTATTTCTTACAAGTTTTTagattatattatttttagagaTCTTTTAAAGGTGTGCTTTAAGTAGGTAGTTCGTATTACAGTAAACTAAACTACGTAGTATAGAGGTTGAGGAAGTAAGAATGtatcattatatttatttagaaaatctTTCCACAATTTAAGCACCTtattagaaataaaaatattaatattcagTAAAGGTCGTTTACATTTAAgatacataaatattaaattttataacaaaatataaatatatggagtaagattattttaaactttaaatgacTTCCCAGGGTACGATTGATAAGTGATTGTCTATTGTCTATGACCTCTATCCGGAGCTTCTTCTCCGGCGTTCCTAATCTGCCTAATCTACAGCCGTAATGGTGCTGTCAGCGGGCTTTTATCTCGACTCACCTTGCGCTGACGCCAATGTCCCGCAGGTGATAGTGTAACGGTAGTGCCATAGCCCACCCCTTTTCCCCGGGCCGGCAAACCCATCTGCCCGTCCGCCTCGGCCGCCCACCTGTCTCCCTCACCTGCCCGTCGGGGCAAACTGTTCCGATTAGTTGTCCAGATAAGGGAAACCGTCTCAGCACTTATCGTGCCCGTATTCTTGCAATGATTACTCAAACCTTGGAACACCGGTTGTTGTAGTTGCTTTTGTGGGGCGGGGCGGTGATGGGCGGGTGGGTCTATTTTTAGTAACATAGAAAGCTTTCGGCTGGAAGCTACGGACTCCACTATATGGCTGGGTTTTGGCCCGCACTCTTATCGTAACTTGTGTGGCTTCGAATGTACCTAGTTGAGGAAAAATCAGTTTGGATTTTGTTACCTCTGGTATTCGAGCCAATAAGTTCGGCCACGAATTCGCATTTTatcttttgcattttttttttattatattttcaatttttctttctttttctttcttttcttaaaTTGATATTTGAATTACTTGCAACAATTTTTGGCTAGTGCACAGGGTCACCTGCACCCACTAAAAATGTTCGTATAGTAATGGGCCGTGTCCGTTTCTTGGTATCAGCAATTTTTCGATAGCCCCAGCATGTGGTCGAGACACCAACAAAAATGCATGCGATCatattaattttgatttaagtGTTATTAGAGCGGTTCCCCTATCagtacttttttttgggactCCCAAATGTACAATACAATGCaattttttcagaaaataaGGGGAAATTGctttgaaaaacaaaagaagttaaaaaaaaaaccatagtgaaaatattattctctttttttatttttgtaataataaatatgcaaGCATTTAAACGATTATTAATACCttacaattttaatataataaggAGCAAAAAATTATCAACGTTTCTATGTGTATATTGTAGATTCTATAGTCTTCTATAAGGCatagtttattttcaaaataatttatagATTCACTGGCCAAAATGCTTGCATTTCTTAAAAGTAGTAGAGGtgtcttttatttaattttaaacgtttaaaaaaaaatcgtaaataaagcaataaaaaatcgatgtaaaatttgcataaaactGAAGATGATGCAATGGATTAGAGTGGTCTCGAAACTAAACTTTTTGGCGCCTGGCAGAATTAGCGCCGAATTGCAAATTGCATTTTAGTCCATTCGTTAGCTAACGAGACCATTCCAAACGCGATAACGATCTAGAAAAGTGCACATATCAAGTAGAAAACCAAAGGGGATATAGCTAAGATACCCCCCTAAACCCTTCGATGTGTCTTCCGTTGCAGTTTGAGGCCATTTAATCAGGTACTTATCATTTTCCCCACCGATAAGCAATGGAGGATGATGTCGAACTACTAAGGGGAGACCTACTTTCCAACCATACGATCGTCGATTGAAAGCCACAATATAACGACAAGAACATATGTAACTAGATTTAATAAATCGtccaaaatattgaaaatggaTCCCCATTAATTTGTCATATCCACTGCTTGCGAGTTCCTGTACTGCTCCCGCTGCAAGCGATTTCCGTAGGTGCGCGAAACCAAGTTCCAGGCGTCCATGAATCGATCCATGCACTGGGAGATGCACTTCTGCTCGGAGTTGTCCAGTGACTTGCCCGGCTTCTGGACGCACTTCTTGAAACACTTCTCGGTCATCTTCGAGAGCATCTCCTGGGCATTGGCCAGAGCGATCTGTTGCTTCACCTGGCTCATCAGCTCTCCCTTCTCCATATTACCAGCCATATTacttaataaacaattttaaattgggagttttCTCCTTAAATCTGAATGCCTTTTATAAATGTGATGCTACTACTGGGAGACTTCGATTCCAATTAAAAAGACCCAGCTCACTAACGTTGACAGTTGAATCCGAAAAATAAAACTCCATGATGATTATACATTTTGTTATGCTTCATATATTTGTGccgaaaattattaaattgtacaattgtttggtttttagtTTTGCAATAAGCTTTGTTAATCATTTCTACAAAAGACCTCAGATATAGTTTTTGATCAGTATcagtattttgtttaaaattctcAGGCAGATGTAGCTTAAAATGCTCTTTATTAAGGTTCTCGataaatctataaaaatataatctttccATTGCGGTTTATGCTCTTAGACATATTTTACATTATTCGTTTAATTTGTTAAGACACTTTTAGTATTTTTGTTCTCTCTGATAGCTATCTTACTACTTTTGTttgtaaatttgttttaagttttaagttATAGTTGAATTGCATTAAGTTAGACCCAAACACAGAGGCTTGCCAAAGGCGCAATCTCATCGAGAGATTTGAAATTGTTGAATGACGATTACAGGAAGAATGTGCATAAAATTTCTATCGGTGCTaatatttctaaataaatttCCTCCTAATCTTCACATTCTAAAACAGGATAGTGTACAAAGGAATCATTCTCAGTAAACTGAATAGAAAGGTGGTCATTGCTTTATCCCCAACCGTTCTATTGTGAAAGTAgattcttttaaataatactgaataatataaaactaCTTCGGGAGAACGGTTAGCTACTTGAAAAGAATGTTTCGATCTAAtaactataaatatttttaatttgctcCTTTTCCCAAGTGTACAATGGTATTGATTGATTTTATATCTTATATAATTTCAAATCTTAAAACAATGTAGAATGTGCCATGCCAAAATATAAATGTTAGAGAGTATAATGATTGATGATAAATATGTACAATTGAGgaacaaataattaagaaaaataacaCTACTACCGTCAGTTTGGTTATTTatcattatatatatatacggaATGTACAATCACTTCGAGTATGTAAGTATTATTGCGTTTAGTTTTAGAAAGAAGACAGGCACAAACATATAATTAGTATTGCTATAATCCTAGGCCTGATTGTCGGTAGGCAGAATGTCCCATTTGGCTCTGATCCTGTCAGTTTCTTGGCACCGTTCCCAGGCGATGCCAATCGCAGAGCTCCTGGCGCAAATCGTGCTTGGATAGATCCAGCTCGAAGCCTCCGAGCAGTTCGTTTTCCTGCAGGGTGTCGTGTGACCAGACGGTGACCTGCAATCTTCGCTCCTGGATAATATTCAGTGGCATGCGGTACTCCAACTATAAAGtagaaaatattaatgaagGCGATCTAAATTATGGTTTAGCTACTAACCGTTTCCATAAAACTGGGCACGCAGGTCTTGCGCACTACTTTGGTCTTGCGTTTGGTCTCCTTTTTGGGATCCGGTTTAAGGTAGCACTTCACATAAGTGTTTGGCTCCTGACCGCCCTGTAGCATGGGCAGCCCTTTGGCGTGGTGTatctaaaataaaactttgGTAATATACTGgaaatatttcttattaaGGATTACCCACCATCACAGTAAGTACGCCGCGTTGGTATTGCAGCGATAGTCGAATTTGGCCAATCTCGTTGGGATTGTCTCGCGACGGTTGTCGTTTTACCTCTGAAAtggttaaataattaatttctaaCTTTaagttatatatttttaatggatGCATACCctttatttttggcatttcCAGCTTGGCTTCTTGCTGATCGCGCAGCAGCGGATGGAAGAAGGTATAAACTAGCTCCGAGTGGGCTATTTCCTCGGAGGCATCGAACAGCGATTTCAGAAAACGCTGAATAAGAGGTAGACGTTTCTCGGCCACGGATTTGATATTGGAACGGCCCACATGAACGCCAGCAGgaagactaaaaaaaaaaagcgaaataTAAATAGGTTTATAAGATGAAAGATATCTataattctaaaaataaaacctatCTATAAAAATTACCTACAATTACACTTTAATTTTCGTTTAAAGTCTTTTTCAAGTTATCTTTGGGAAcctattatttttcattttgtttatataGTCAGGGCCTGGTAGTTCCATCAAGGTGGACTGACAAATCATGGCACAAAATTTGCGATTGCTTATCAGACAGAGCTCTGGGCAGAGCGCGTCTAACCGAAAGCCTGGGGGTTTGAGGTAACACCGCTAATAGCTGATAAATCGGTGACTGGCCCGGTCTGATTTCACAGCTCCGGAGAGCGGACATGGTGGGAGAGCGGACAAGTGCAAATGTGATATCGGTTCGAATCGCACCGATAAGCGACCGCTGCTCTAAGGGGACCGCTCGTCAGCGGCAACGTCAGCGCTCAATCAGTTGGCGAGCGAGCTGGAGAGCGGAGCTCCGGAACGCTACAAGCTGACAACGCCGGAACGCCAAACAGTCGAAAGCGGTTCGATTAGCGACGTggtgaagttttttttttgagcggatatatagtatatgtatatatatatatgcaagTTTTTGCTGGCCAAAACAAAGGGGGGTATTGCAAAAATTACAAACTTTAGCCAGAATGCCAAGCCAACAGATTTGTTGTTGAGAAAATAAAGACATGGCCCAGCTACAGAATGTGGGCCAGggtaagtttttaaaatcttaaatagtAACTTCAATATATCGTCTTGTACTCCAGATCATCAGGCTGTGGTTGGTTCAACTTTGGCCTCGGTTCTGCTTCTGATGGGCTTGGTGTTTACTCTTCTGGGGATTAAGTTCTTCGGCTTCCGGAGACGACTGACTTTTGATAGATCCCAGCAGGTGCAACAGCCCCAACAACAATCCCAACAGCCGCCACGTTACGCAGCTTATGAATCGCAGGTGCGTATGCAAATCCAGAAACAACCACAGAACTTAACAACACCGATGCAGGGGAACTTAATAAAAGGTTAATGTGATACCGATACCGATACTACCTCATATACCCATCATCCATTACTACCCACACCATCGTTGGGCCAATAATATTCATACCCACACAGAGATCCCGAACATGAGTGGCTCTGATAAGGCCTGCCCTGCAAATACGAATAGGTGTTCGCAGGTGTTGGGCTCGGTTTGTGGGTCTTGGTTTGGGTCTGGAGCTGGGTTCTAGCGATGGGGGCGTGAGGAATGCCAACCGAAGGCCACCGAACTTTCACTAATTTGAATCAGGTTCATTTAAATTCCACCTGCATATTATCGGAGATTATTATCATTTCTGGGGATCCAAATATGAAAACAAAACTACTAGAAATTGGGTCAACAATGTCCAGAAGCCTGAAACGATTCTTGAATTTATAATCTCACCGTCTCTATAAAATCTCGCACCTTATCGCTGGGACGTGTTTCAGTTCGCGTGTCTGTGGTCAGGTGTGAAGGTAGTGACGCATCTTGGTCGCCAACAGCCACAGCTGATGGAAGCCAAGCTCTGAAAACTTATTCACCATGAAGCAATAATCAAAAAAgtgcaattttaattattcCTCAGGTAAACGGCACCGATACCGCCGTCCATGGAGTCTTTCGGCGTCGCAATCTCGAGGAATTCGAAAGTCCATGGCCATCAGTAGCGGCCGCAACGCCAGGTAATGATTGGAAATGAACGTATTTATTGGATTGG contains the following coding sequences:
- the Muc68D gene encoding uro-adherence factor A, with product MQIVLFLLAIIWTVPQTFAKDSCAGQPFGSRAIDPQDPYSYVLCLGLLGQIKSTCQDGLKFDAVSQACVVEKKELQPSKKETKNELKIEQEIKVDRPVIFNIFGNLNFFGSLWGSSQEVTPSPLTGHSVAQLQFSNLAAEVHPQSSIINIKNINNSNVTSKDQAFGSEKHSSFESFSEENVSSTEIPDSETSTEETLSSSEPSLDNNEHDYLAIDSGSSESTTEENGISEISTTEGALESSTEGGIPGSESPLNEELFLEIAGTTEEDNNSLENPTTEPSPESTTEDSISSSVNPLEFNPFLEILPESFTEESLSSSENPSTDSTLEDNAFSENQSTEPSLESTTEDSISSSVNPLDFDLFLDISPESSTEESISSSENLSTDSTLEDNAFSENQSTEPSLESTTEDSISSSVNPLDFDVFLDISPESSTEESISSSENPSTDFTLEDNAFSENQSTEPSLESTTEDSISSSVNPLDFDLFLDISPESSTEESISSSENLSTDSTLEDNAFSENQSTEPSLESTTEDSISSSVNPLDFDVFLDISPESSTEESISSSENPSTDSTLEDNAFSENQSTEPSLESTTEDSISSSVNPLDFDLFLDISPESSTEESPTTELSSESTTEDSISSSVNPLEFNPFLEILPESSTEESISSTENPSTLEDNVYSSSSISSSENHLVNEPSEESTTQENNDSSESPVTEPSLESTTEESNSSSENPLVTEPSEESTTQEDNGNSSESPVTEPSLESKSEESISSSENSLVTEPSEESTTQEDNGSTPVTVTEPSLTTTTEEDNGSSVSPVTEPSLTTTNEANNGNGGLKSKEWSGKKPKEVNATVCTNLPNGVFLRDPTSCNKFYICLNEKPMPGSCPSKLNFDIKNKVCNYPRLVDCSVDEIPEVVTKKPSEDNTVPDCRFLHNGAYIRDPKSCSKFYVCANGRAIARECPRGLYFDFTLNFCNYPGQVQCSIGESSSGSHRPLSRASLPDCSKAVDGTRFGDIKMRNKYYSCLKGKAILNYCSPGKWFDADKQKCILRG
- the Tim13 gene encoding mitochondrial import inner membrane translocase subunit Tim13, encoding MAGNMEKGELMSQVKQQIALANAQEMLSKMTEKCFKKCVQKPGKSLDNSEQKCISQCMDRFMDAWNLVSRTYGNRLQREQYRNSQAVDMTN